The Carcharodon carcharias isolate sCarCar2 chromosome 17, sCarCar2.pri, whole genome shotgun sequence DNA segment TGCAAGGTATATCAACCTGGACTCACTTTCGAACAATGTCTTTTAAGGCTTTTTTGCTAAGCAACAAACTGCTAATGAGTTTTGCTGCTTGCTGTAGGAAAATTTGCAGCCAAGATCAACAAAAGCAGCAACACTGCTTGTGGAAATCACTAGGCTACATTGTTTTATCATTTGTAAACATCAATGCTTTTTTTCTAGAGCTTTATGCTAGGATTCCAACATCTGGGGTTCTTCACTTGTCACTGATGCCCATCAGTGATTGTTTCTTTTATTCCACTTTTTATCCCCTACCCCCAACTATTTTGCTATTCAAGATACCAGATTGCCTTCAATTGTACGCACCTCGGTTTTATTAACAATCTTGGATCAAATGTCTTATAAAAAAATCTATGTCTACAACATCCATTAATTCTCTACATAACACCTCAGCGAGTCTGTCAAAGAACTCTATTAGGTTAGTTAGACATAACTTACCTTTTGGAAACCTGTGCATGCTCTCCCTAATTAACTTGCAAATGCTCACTTACTGTGTTTCTGATggtggattctagcaattttgcCACAAACATGAAACTCTCTGGTAATTAATTTGTTCGGTACTTCTTTCTTTTCCCAATAAAATTGTACTGTTTGCCTCCTTCCAATCCTCAGCTGCTATCCACTAATCTTCTGGAAGATAAGAACTAATATAGCCAAACTTCCCCACCTACTTTAATGCTTTTCTTCTCTTCATGAATCTATAATCGTCCTCCTTCACTGATACTCAAAACCAATTTAGCAATTTTGTGACATCTTTATCTTATAACGTGGCCATACCTAATACTGTTTTAATTGCTTAGTACCTCAATTATAGCTCCCCTTTTGCCGTATTGGCAAAACCTTTGACATTACCCTTGATAGTACTTGCATATCTTTTTTTCTCAGATTACCTTTTTGCATTCCTTATTATTTCTCTTAAAATCTTTTGTTGCTTTCTATAATCCTCACAATTCTCATTTTTGCCACTATTATTCATCTTTTTAAGTCTATTTCTTAATACTGGCTCTAATTACTCCAGTAGATCATGGTTGTATCTCCTCATAAGTATCcatttgcctttcagggctaaATATTTTGAGAATTCACCTATCAGCTGTGACTCCCTTaagaaagagtgtgaggacattCCCATAACCATGGGcaagtcagtttaacatcagtaaggggtaaggttttagaagcaataatcagggaaaaaaatcaaaaggtaCTTGAAGAGGTTTGTGCTAATTAAGGTGAGGCAACGCAGATTAGTAAAATGCAGATTGTGTTTGACTGATCTAattaattttttgatgaagtaatgaAGAAGGTTTATAAAGAGAAAGCAATGGATGTTGTTTGTATTTGAAATTAAACATTTGTCAAAGTAGCACATAAAATGCTGGTAAACAAATTTGAGTTTAttgaatgggagagttagtgtcaacttggataaaaaattggcttaatgacagaaaacagtgatttgtggtaaatggttgtttttcagactggaggatagtagtggtgttccccaatCTTCAGTGCAAGGATGTCAGTTTTTTTGACATATATATAAAGTTATCATATATAAATCACTTAGATGACTTAGATAATACTAAGTAAAATTTAAATTCTATTGATGATTCTAAACTTAAGGATGATATCGgttgactgcaacaggacattGGTAGCTAGCAAAACGGGCAGATAGGTAACATGTATAATctaatacagagaaatgtgaggtgatgcattttagcaGAACGGATAAGGAGGGGCAATAGAGACTTAATGACAGAGTTCTAAAAGGTATACAAGGAAGAGGGGCCTAAGCTTCATgtacatagatctttgaaggttgcaagaaatattgagagagtagttagcaatGCGTAGAGGattttgggcttcataaataaatGTATTCAGTacaaaacaaaggaaactatgaggAGGGATTCAGCATTGCACAGGAACACCATGCCACACAGGAACCAGTGCAGGCAGTCCAGGAGTACTTAGGAGGCAAGGCAGCAAGGAAGAGGCAGGCGCAGGCCCCTGGCACAACCAAAGGTTTACAGGACCAGGATGACGTACCTAAAAATGGCAAAGAGTCCATGCCTAAAGAGACTACGCCTCTCCAGGGCAACCATCACAGAACTATGTGCCCTAACGCAAGATGACTTGCATCCATGGGGAAACATTGGGCACGGTGTGCCAGTGGCATTGAGGGTTACTGCAGCTGTTAACTTCTATGCAGCCAGTTCCTTCCAGGGGTCTACAGGTGACGTATGCAGCATCTCCCAAGCAGCCACGCACTACTACATCAAGGATGtgaaaaatgcactgcagaagaggactggagaattcatAAGATTTTGGATGGATGAGGACAATCAGGTGGGGTGGGCAATGGGATTCATAGCCATTTCTATTTTTCCATGTGTTCAAAGtgtaatagactgcacccatgctGCCATCAAGGCACCATCCAAGCTGCCTGCCCCATTTATTAACAGAAAGGGAttctattctctcagtgtgaagTTAATCTATGACCACAAGAAGCAAATCTTGCAGGTGTGTGCTCGCTACCCTGGCAGCAACCACGATGCTTATGTGTTTCAACACTCGCAGATGCCGCAGTCGTTTATGCCAAGGCCACACATCAGAGAATTAATCAAAGGTGACAGTGGCTACCCTTTTCACACATGGGTGATGGTACTGGTCAGAAACCCAGTGAGGCAGAAGAGGGTCAATGCTATTCAGGGCACAACAAGGAATATCATAGAGCCAATCATCAGTCTGCTGAAGATGCGTTTCTGCTGCCTTGATCTGGGAGTGCACTCCAGTACGACCCAGTAAAGGTTTCACGGATAGTTGTTGTGTGCAGTGCACTGCATAATGTCATCATGCAGAGGGGTGATAACATCAGCCTGAAAGAAGAAGAGGAGCAGAAACCTCACCTGATGAGGAGGATGGGGAAATAGAGAGTGACATGGATGGGGATCCATATCAGCAGGTTGCTGCCGTTATGCATGGCATGGAGATTAACGCATGGGAGATAAGCGACCACCTCATACTGACCCAATTCAACAaatgtttttttaatattcatttacgggatgtgggcatcaatggctgggccagcatttattgcccatctctaactgcccttgagaagtggtggtgagctaccttcttgaaccgctgcagtccctgtggtgtaggtacatccacagtgttgttaggaagggagttccaggattttgatccagcgacagtgaagaaatggcgatatatttccaagtgagtatgatgagtggcttggaggggaacttccagacagTGGCGTTTCCATGTGTCTGTAGCCCTCATCTTCCTAGATGGcaatgattgtgggtttggaaggtgctgcctaaataGCCTTGAtgggtttctgcagtgtatcttgtaggtgatgtacactgttgccactgttcattggtagtagatggagtgaatgtttgtggaaggggtgccaatcaagtgggttgctttgtcctggatggtgtcaagctccttgagtgttgttggagctgcactcatctaggcaagaagagagtattccatcacactcatgatttgtgccttgtaactggtggacaggctctggggagtcaggaggtgacttactcattgcagaattcctagcctctgacctgctcttgtagccacagtatttatatgagtaGTCTAGTtcaacttctggtcaatggtaacccccatcaTGTTGGTAgtcatccccaggatgttgatgatcaCCATTAAGTTTCAAAATCAATGGCTTTACTGCTTTCCATTTTCCACATAATATTGCATCTAAGAACTCACAGTGCTCTTTTCTGGTCACACTAGAGATCCACATCTCAATCTGTGAGCAAGCAGCCAGTGCCCCTTAAACAAATAATATTAAACATCAGACATCTCTGAAGGGAAACATCTTGAGGCCCTCATATGGAAAAAAAATGCTGAATAAAGGACAACAACCTTTTAGTGTGACATTAGCATTTCTTCGTTCACACAATAATATAAATACCAGTGCTATTTTACTGTGTGAAAGTGAATTTTTTGAATGCTTCCAAGAGCTCCATCCCCAACACCTGCAGATGTAGTGGGAGCAGGCTGCTGCTTTCTTTGACCTGTGGCCTTTGATGACCATGGCGGGCGTCCCCTAGCAGCTGTAGGCCTGGAGTTGCCATGACATGTAAGGCTCTCCAGTACCAGTGCAGGACAATCAACTGTGGCCATTGTCGCTGGAGGAGtttgggtcactggcagaggagctgagCAGCTCTTAACGATACGTGGAGTGCCTTTGTCTAAGATATcaacatagattgtaaattgctgagcactgatccttgtgacattACACCAGTGATGGCCTACCAAAAGGAAATTACATgggcatttgagggaaataaacttgcaaggctatTGGGATAGAGGGGGAAATGAGATTGgcggattgctctacagagaactGGCATTGTCTAGATAGGCTGAATGACTTCCTTTTGTGCCATAAtgactatggctggaattttccagtgcaCCCCGTGGCATGTTTCCCTACGCCGCGGCTGGCAagtcattgaaatctccattcacatcggtgGGACTGGAAGACCCTGCCgacatgaggggctggaaaattccgagCAATGAATCTATCACCTTTTTGAATAAATCTGTAGATTTATGAAATATACCAATTCCTTCCTAAACCATTCAAAGTTAGCATTGTTAGAATCTGAAATCTTGCTTTATGTCCTTTCTCTTCTTCAAGCCCAATAATGGATTGAATTATGGTCACCAATTACCAAGATCCTGCCCATTAGATCTTCACCAATTTCTCATTCATTCTTGTAGATAAATAAAGTAACACTTGCAATTTGAAATCCTTTCCCTAGTTTTCATAACCAGTAGCACTGAGGGCAATCATGAGATGACCACCTTTTAGATATTGCTCTTTAGTTTATCACCCAACTCCTCACAATCCTTGTGCAAGGCATCTACTCTACTCTTTCCTATTTCCTTCTTTTCCCACTTGAACAATAAGTTATGGTTATTTTCCCTCTCTTCCCACCAGTTTGTCTACTCACTTCATTTTGCCCAgtaccctggcacctgggaggcaacaCATCATTTGGAGCTACTAATCTAGGCTGTATTTTCCTTTAATCATAATGTCACCTACAACTTCTTCTGAGTTCCTGCAGTTTTTCTTCATGGGTAACAATTTATTTCATGGTAGCATGGTGTTTATTGTGATTGCCTTCCTATTTCAACTCATTCATGTAAGAGACATCAGCACTTAAATCTGTTAGGCAACTTCTGACTTACAGAGAATCCCTGTACTTGCTGTTACTATTTCCTCTTGCTTTCATGATCAATGGTCACCCATTGACCATCTTTTGCTTCATACTATCGTTCTAATAGATGCTGACCATATGACCATATTCCACAAtggactattttttaaaaaaacctatcTATGTATATTGCAGAGTTTCTGCAGCTATTGTCCATTTCCATTGATGTTTGAGTTTCATGGCTTATACCTGTGATCCAGAAAGTGTAATTCTATCCCTATTCACCCATCTATTTGAAAGAAACAGATGGAAAGgtagggtgtaagggcaaaggagtGAGGAAACTGGCCAAAGGTAAAGAAGcctctgaagtcaatggaaaagtaAATTGTGTGGTGTAAAAAAACAAGTTGCCGATTAAATATCAGCGATTTTGTTAATCTATTGTTGAAAACCAATTTTGTCCCCTTTATCTCAACATATCAGTATTTTTATAATGGCAAACAGCTAACTGGATATCACGGGGCTGTATTTTTTGGGTGGAATGTAATGCTCCCCACCGGCCAGTTTGGACacagggggcatttaatcagatgGGAGAGTGAGATGTGGGGATCTTGCCACCTTCTTGTCCCTACCCAAATAAGTTGAGGGTAGGAAAGTTCATGGATGGCCTTCACACCCAGATgcaaattgaggcccttaagtgggtaattAATGCTTACTTAATGGCCTCATCCAGCCGTTCCTCGTGATCCGTCAGTGGTAGGCAGAAAAGACACTATGTGGGAAGCTCAAAAACAAACCCTACAGTCGAAAGGCGATCAATGCCTGATTGAGGTACCCTGCATCGGAAAGAGAGTACCTGCTGAGAGCCACATCCCTGCCATTTCTTCTgaaacccccctcctccccagccaGTGACTCCCATTCTGCCTCATTCACTTGTGGACGGGGCCCTTCAGTGAACTAGGCTACTTGTGGGCATATTACTGATAGCTGtaatggagagctgccggcctctgattggctggcagctcacgTTGGGGGTTATGCGGAATTTATGCCCCCAGGGTCCTAAATCCCAGGGAAGACCTGCTgcaggccagttaagggcctGATAGACAATTAATTATTATATTATGTTATATTTTATAGACAATTATGGCAGGCCTTCCCCAATGGAGATGATGAGTGCTATTGCCGGCTCTCCAGCTAGCAGGTGAGACCGCCATCacctgcattaaattccacccttgaTGTAAACTGCCTCACTTCACCTGCCATTTTGCTTTGTAATTTGATTTTTGATCCACACACCAAGTTTTTATTTAAACGAATCATTGCTGCCATTTTTAATTAAGTATTTCCTCTATTGCCAACAGAAAGCTTAGTTGCTTCCACATTTATTGGCTGTTAATAGGCCCTGTCAAGTCCATAATTACCCATTGGTTCTTGGCCTacaattatttaattaattttgaTGCTGTATTTCATTCAGAGTCACAATGGTATTTATTTCATTCTGTAGCTCTGATGGCTGGTTGGGCCAGTTCCAtaacaattaaataaataaaaacaaaaaaactgcggatgctggaaatccaaaacaaaaacagaattacctggaaaaactcagcaggtctggcagcatcggcggagaagaaaagagttgacgtttcgagtcctcatgacccttcgacagaacttgagttcgagtccaggaaagagctgaaatataagctggtttaaggtgtgtgtgtgggggggcggagagatagagagacagagaggtggagggggttggtgtggttgtagggccaaacaagcagtgatagaagcagatcatcaaaagatgtcaacgacaatagtacaatagaacacataggtgttaaagttaaagttggtgatattatctaaacgaatgtgctaattaagaatggatggtagggcactcaaggtatagctctagtgggtttttttttaataatggaaataggtgggaaaaggaaaatctttatatgtaaggactccatcccattctctcagttccttcgcctccgtcgcatctgttccgatgatgctacattcaaaaacagttcctctgacatgtcctccttcttccttaaccgaggttttccacccacggtcattgacagggccctcaaccgtgtctggcccatctcccgcgcatccgccctcactccttctcctccctcccagaaacatgatagggtcccccattgtcctcacttatcaccccaccagcctccgcattcaaaggatcatcctccgccatttccgccaactccagcatgatgccaccaccaaacacatcttcccttcaccccccttatcggcattccgtagggatcgctccctccgggacaccctggtccactcctccatcaccccctactcctcaacccccttctatggcacaaccccatgcccacgcaaaagatgcaacacctgccccttcacttcctctctcctcaccgtccaaggacccagacactcctttcaagtgaagcagcatttcacttgcatttcccccaacttagtctactgcattcgttgctcccaatgtggtctcctctacattggagagaccaaacgtaagctgggcgaccgctttgcagaacacctgcggtctgtccgcaagaatgacccaaacctccctgtcgcttgccattttaacactccaccctgctctctagaccacatgtctgtccttggcttgctgcattgttccagtgaagcccaacgcaaactggaggaacaacacctcatcttccgactagggactttacagccttccggactgaatattgaattcaacaactttaggtcatgagctccctcccccatccccaccccctttctgtttcccccttctttttttttccaataaattataaagattttccttttcccacctatttccattattaaaaaaaaaacccactagagctataccttgagtgccctaccatccattcttaattagcacattcgtttagataatatcaccaactttaactttaacacctatgtgttctattgtactattgtcgttgacatcttttgatgatctgcttctatcactgcttgtttgtccctacaaccacaccaaccccctccacctctctgtctctctatctctccgccccccacacacacaccttaaaccagcttatatgtcagctctttcctggactcgaactcaagttctgtcgaagggtcatgaggactcgaaacgtcaactcttttcttctccgccgatgctgccagacctgctgagtttttccaggtaattctgtttttgttttccataacAATTAATTTGCTTCAAAGCCACAATAATATTCATTTCACCCCTGGTACCAATATTAATTATCTAATCCCTGATTCCAATATTATTTATTTAATTCCAtgcttttaattatttatttcctGTTTCCAAGTCTTAATTGTTTAATTTATGTGTTTCAATATTATTTATTTTATCTGTTGTCTCCTATATTATTTGCTCAGTTCATTCACTCTAATACCAGTTAACTTGTCCATTGAGCGAAGTATCATTTACTTAGTTATCACCTCCAGGGATGATTCCTGGGAAAACCATTCAGCTCCAATATCATATTGTTCATTGGAACCTAAGAGGTGTGACGCATATTATTGTAGGGCCTCCCACAGGATTACTGGTGGTTGCACTTTCACCACTTCagtttccagttttttttttctgttgggAAACAGTTTAAGAGGTGATGGTATCCATTTGTGTTTGCAGAGAAATATTTCAGAGAAATACATTGTGGCAGAAAATTTTTAAAGAAATCCTATTGGAATGTAGCATTTGTAAAATTCAAATTTACTGCAATCTAAACACAACTTGAAAAGCAAATGATTCAGTACATTTTGAAGATAACAAAGGCAGGAAAACCTGACAGGTTTTTGCCATATTCTGTAACCATAGCCCTTTAATTAGCACCAACGTTGCATTCAACCATCAATCACAGAGTGAGTTGTGGAAACATAAACTGTTGATGCCAATTATAAGATTTAATGTTcagcagtgcacagtaacatGACAGATGTGTTCTGCTTACATACATCATTCCTTACGGATCTGAGTGGAGAAATACTTAAGATTGGTTTAAATATGTCAAATAACTGACAAGTATGCTGATATACCATTCAGATAGAAACTGCTAAAATGCAGGCTAGCTGAAATGTGTTCACAAATTGCTGATTCAGAGTTAATTAAACTTTGGAGTGCAATTAATGTAAAATGTAAACAAAGTCAATTTAAACAAGAAAAATCCCTTCCTTGAATGTGATACTGACATTTAAATTCTGCCTGCCTTGGCTCTGTTGTAGCTCTGAATCAGAATATCATAGGTTCAGGCTCCACTCCAAGGATTTGAGTGCACAATCTCAcctgacacttcagtgtagtactgaggcaatgctgtTTTTTCCCAGGTGAGacttttcaaagaagagcaggagaatggtcCAATTACCAATTAAACATTTATCCCTCTACCAACACCATCAAAACAGataagttatttgaaaaaccttttattgatgttttgtttgcacttcagcctcaCGCttctgatctatgggcacccggtgcggaagggggtcgggaaggaggaggacctcctcgtgaacctgctcctgggcctggccaagttggccattaacaggtccaggcagcgggcgatcgacgggggagtcccacccgattgtttgtccctcttccacggctacgttcgctgccggatgtccctggagagggagcacgcggtgtctgctggcactctcgaggccttccgtgctcggtgggcaccgcggggactggggtgttttgttgacccctttaatcacattttgatttaaagtttgtaaggttcctttaaactttgtccttggttttacagctgacctgaattaggggctgtgcctgatttatcccaattttgttgatttggttttcgtttaaaagattatcaaaacagataagttatttgaaaaaccttttattgatgttttgtttgcacttcagccccacgctcctgatctatgggcacccggtgcggaagggggtcaggaaggaggaggacctcctcgtgaacctgctcctgggcctggccaagttggccattaacaggtccaggcagtgggcgatcgacaggggagtcccgcccgattgtttgtccctcttccgcggctacgttcgctgccggatgtccctggagagggagcacacggtatctgctggcactctcgaggccttccgtgctcggtgggcaccgtggggactggggtgttttgttgacccctttaatcacattttgatttaaagtttgtaaggttcctttaaacttttgtccttggttttacagctgacctgaattaggggctgtgcctgatctatcccaattttgttgatttgattttcatttaaaagattatcaaaacAGATAAGTGCCTGATTTATCAAAAaagtgcctgatttatcccaattttgttgatttggttttcatttaaaagattatcaaaacAGATAATTTGGTCATTTaactcattgcagtttgtggtagCTTACTCTGTGCAAATtagctatgaagcactttggaatgttccAAGTCACAAAAGGTGCTATAGACATAaataaagaacttgtatttacgTAGCATCATTCATTACCTCAtgttgtcccaaagcacttcacagtgaAGTGGTATGCTTTGAAATGAAATTGGTGCAGTAATATATGGAAAtgacttgcacacagcaaggtcccagcaatgagatgaattacCAATTAAGCagatttagtgatgttgtttgaaggaAAATATTGGCCACTGCCCAAGGCGAAATTCCCTGTTCTTCTTTAAGAAGTGCCATTGAGTTTTTTTacatctgcctgaaagggtagacaGGAGCTTGCTTTAAGGTCTCATTTTAAAGTCTGCACTCTCAGTAGTACAGGAATGTTATTTAACATTACATGCTCAAATCCTGGAATAGGATTAAATCCACAATCTTTCAACTCAAAggcaagggtgctacaattgagcTAAGCCTAACATTGTGCAagatgcttttgttacctcctcCACTGAAGGTGGGTGAAGGTAATGTTTTCATCTCCATtagtctgtttgtctgtaaacaatagatctcaaaaactaatggacagaTTTCAACAAATCTTAGTGCATAGATAGGGTATGGCCTAAGGAAGAAATAGT contains these protein-coding regions:
- the LOC121289637 gene encoding putative nuclease HARBI1: MTYLKMAKSPCLKRLRLSRATITELCALTQDDLHPWGNIGHGVPVALRVTAAVNFYAASSFQGSTGDVCSISQAATHYYIKDVKNALQKRTGEFIRFWMDEDNQVGWAMGFIAISIFPCVQSVIDCTHAAIKAPSKLPAPFINRKGFYSLSVKLIYDHKKQILQVCARYPGSNHDAYVFQHSQMPQSFMPRPHIRELIKGDSGYPFHTWVMVLVRNPVRQKRVNAIQGTTRNIIEPIISLLKMRFCCLDLGVHSSTTQ